A genomic window from Micromonospora ferruginea includes:
- a CDS encoding PIN domain-containing protein: protein MDQEDRIALFLDYENLALGVRDHHGGRPFDFRPIADALAERGRVVVRRAYADWSYFDEDRRMLTRSHVELIEIPQRMGFSRKNAADIKMAVDAVELAFERGYISTFVICTGDSDFTPLVHKLRELNKRVIGVGVEKSTSALLPPACDEFLYYDRLEGVDVPPPAARRARPARSAGTSVAEPAPEPAVETAPVEEEPSRDVDTLAVLLVQTVAGMQGSSSGEVTASGLKRALLRKDPTFSESDYGFRTFGELLRHLAASNVVELAAGPAKGDPEVSLPERGDREVAFGLLRSVVVDLAGEGGAVALSGLKDQLRRARPDFSEKKLGYRSFLQFCKAAATDGAVDLRWSADDGDYLLSPQPS from the coding sequence GTGGATCAGGAAGACCGGATCGCGCTGTTCCTCGACTACGAGAACCTGGCGCTGGGTGTACGGGACCATCACGGCGGCAGGCCGTTCGACTTCCGGCCGATCGCCGACGCCCTCGCCGAACGCGGCCGGGTGGTGGTGCGCCGGGCGTACGCGGACTGGTCGTACTTCGACGAGGACCGGCGGATGCTGACCCGGTCGCACGTCGAGCTGATCGAGATCCCGCAGCGGATGGGCTTCTCCCGCAAGAACGCGGCCGACATCAAGATGGCCGTGGACGCGGTCGAGTTGGCGTTCGAGCGCGGCTACATCTCGACGTTCGTGATCTGCACCGGCGACAGCGACTTCACCCCGCTGGTGCACAAGCTGCGCGAGCTGAACAAGCGGGTGATCGGCGTCGGGGTGGAGAAGTCCACCTCGGCGTTGCTGCCGCCGGCCTGCGACGAGTTCCTCTACTACGACCGGCTCGAAGGGGTGGACGTGCCCCCGCCCGCGGCGCGCCGGGCCCGGCCGGCCCGCTCGGCTGGGACGTCGGTGGCGGAGCCGGCGCCCGAGCCGGCGGTGGAGACCGCCCCGGTCGAGGAGGAGCCCTCGCGCGACGTGGACACCCTCGCCGTCCTGCTCGTGCAGACCGTGGCCGGGATGCAGGGCAGCTCCAGCGGCGAGGTGACCGCGTCCGGCCTGAAGCGGGCCCTGCTCCGCAAGGACCCGACGTTCAGCGAGTCCGACTACGGCTTCCGTACCTTCGGTGAACTGCTGCGGCACCTGGCCGCCTCCAACGTGGTGGAGCTGGCCGCCGGCCCGGCCAAGGGTGACCCCGAGGTGTCGCTGCCCGAGCGGGGTGACCGGGAGGTCGCGTTCGGGCTGCTCCGGTCCGTGGTGGTGGACCTGGCCGGCGAGGGCGGCGCGGTGGCGCTGTCCGGCCTGAAGGACCAGCTCCGGCGCGCCCGGCCGGACTTCAGCGAGAAGAAGCTGGGCTACCGCAGCTTCCTCCAGTTCTGCAAGGCCGCCGCCACCGACGGGGCGGTTGACCTGCGCTGGAGCGCCGACGACGGCGACTACCTGCTCAGCCCGCAGCCGTCCTGA
- a CDS encoding zf-HC2 domain-containing protein: MACEQWREILSAQLDGEASRTETEAAEAHLSGCAGCRGWFDSAAAVTRRARTQLAPRVPDLVASVLAAAPPPRPSRRRRVVWGLRAALGLLGAVQLVLGLAQIGREAVVAHAHTSGQHLWHESAAWNVAVGAGFLYVALRRSTPSGLLPMLSAFVATLVLLSVNDLITGQVAMTRLVSHGFLLVGWAVMLLLSRPGLRPGDTPPGRRGSSGSRWALRTEEPSAPAPLRLVPPGPYTAQARDRRAA; the protein is encoded by the coding sequence ATGGCGTGCGAGCAGTGGCGGGAGATCCTGTCGGCCCAGTTGGACGGGGAGGCGTCCCGGACCGAGACGGAAGCGGCGGAGGCGCACCTGAGCGGTTGCGCCGGGTGCCGGGGCTGGTTCGACTCGGCGGCCGCCGTCACCCGCCGGGCCCGTACGCAGCTCGCCCCGCGGGTGCCCGACCTGGTGGCGTCCGTGCTGGCCGCCGCACCGCCGCCCCGGCCGAGCCGACGCCGGCGGGTGGTGTGGGGGCTGCGCGCGGCGCTCGGCCTGCTCGGCGCGGTGCAGTTGGTGCTGGGCCTGGCGCAGATCGGCCGGGAGGCGGTGGTGGCGCACGCGCACACCTCCGGCCAGCACCTGTGGCACGAGTCGGCGGCGTGGAACGTGGCGGTCGGCGCGGGTTTCCTCTACGTCGCGCTGCGCCGGTCCACCCCGTCCGGGCTGCTGCCGATGCTCAGCGCGTTCGTCGCCACGCTGGTCCTGCTGTCGGTGAACGACCTGATCACCGGGCAGGTGGCGATGACCCGGCTGGTCAGCCACGGTTTCCTGCTGGTCGGCTGGGCGGTGATGCTGCTGCTGTCCCGGCCCGGCCTGCGCCCCGGCGACACGCCGCCCGGCCGGCGCGGGTCGTCCGGCTCGCGGTGGGCGCTGCGTACCGAGGAGCCGTCCGCGCCGGCGCCGCTGCGGCTGGTGCCGCCCGGCCCGTACACCGCGCAGGCCCGCGACCGCCGCGCGGCCTGA
- a CDS encoding molybdenum cofactor biosysynthesis protein, with translation MPRIVQLLASPVHRYLGRPADGPAPAPPGELVDQVRLRAGLGVVGDRYFGRPAHRTASVTLIARESLPAGADLTQLRRNVLTSGIAVDELVGRVLTLDSGDGPVSLRVHRAAPPCAWLDVVVAPGTWKAMRRRAGVRCEPLTDGLLRVGPVTVTVGD, from the coding sequence ATGCCGCGGATCGTCCAGTTGCTGGCCTCACCGGTGCACCGTTACCTGGGCCGCCCGGCGGACGGCCCCGCCCCGGCGCCGCCCGGTGAGCTGGTCGACCAGGTGCGCCTGCGGGCCGGCCTCGGCGTCGTCGGTGACCGCTACTTCGGGCGGCCGGCGCACCGCACGGCGAGCGTCACGCTGATCGCGCGGGAGTCGCTGCCCGCCGGCGCCGACCTCACCCAGCTCCGCCGCAACGTGCTGACCAGCGGCATCGCGGTCGACGAGCTGGTCGGCCGGGTCCTCACCCTCGACTCCGGCGACGGTCCGGTCAGCCTGCGGGTGCACCGGGCCGCGCCGCCCTGCGCCTGGCTGGACGTGGTCGTCGCACCCGGCACCTGGAAGGCGATGCGCCGCCGGGCCGGCGTACGCTGCGAGCCGCTCACCGACGGTCTCCTGCGGGTCGGCCCGGTCACCGTCACGGTCGGCGACTGA
- a CDS encoding DUF305 domain-containing protein has protein sequence MRRLLAALLAVLLTAGVAGCGGGSPAPAASRPAPAVDGTTSGIDALFLAMMVAHTGQTLEIVAVGLDRVTDPEVRTLIAAVRATETDELATMRGWLREAGPSASAAAARHDHTGHSDAAAGLARLRAAPAADVDRVLLDVLAAHQRTAAALARAQVAAGTSERVRDLAARIDRSRTAEVALMAKLAAAPRG, from the coding sequence ATGCGCCGTTTGCTCGCCGCTCTGCTGGCCGTCCTGCTCACCGCCGGTGTCGCCGGTTGCGGTGGCGGGTCGCCGGCACCCGCCGCGTCCCGGCCGGCGCCGGCCGTCGACGGCACGACCAGCGGCATCGACGCGCTCTTCCTCGCCATGATGGTGGCGCACACCGGGCAGACCCTGGAGATCGTCGCCGTCGGGCTCGACCGGGTCACCGATCCCGAGGTGCGTACCCTGATCGCCGCCGTCCGGGCCACCGAGACCGACGAGCTGGCCACCATGCGCGGCTGGCTGCGCGAGGCCGGCCCCTCGGCGTCGGCCGCCGCGGCGCGCCACGACCACACCGGGCACAGCGACGCCGCCGCCGGCCTGGCCCGGCTGCGGGCCGCCCCGGCCGCCGACGTCGACCGGGTGCTGCTCGACGTGCTCGCCGCGCACCAGCGCACCGCCGCCGCGCTGGCCCGCGCCCAGGTCGCCGCCGGCACCAGCGAGCGGGTACGCGACCTCGCCGCCCGCATCGACCGCTCCCGTACCGCCGAGGTGGCCCTGATGGCGAAGCTGGCCGCCGCGCCCCGAGGCTGA
- a CDS encoding DHA2 family efflux MFS transporter permease subunit, with protein sequence MTQQTVATSNKLDAAVLKVAGVVVLGAIMSILDVTVVSVAIPTFQREFDASYARVAWTMTGYTLALATVIPLSGWAADRFGTKRLYMVALALFTIGSGLCATADSIGELIAWRVVQGLGGGMLMPLGMTIMTRAAGPHRIGRLMAVLGIPMLLGPIGGPILGGWLIDTASWHWIFLINLPIGLVALIYAQLALPKDAPEPSESFDFLGMLMLSPGLALFLYGVSSLPEAGTVTDTEVWLPMLVGAALVVSFVIYSFRPRHPLLDLRLFRNRNLTVAAVTLFVFIIAFMGAGLLFPSYFLQIRGETTLTAGLLMAPQGIGAMLTMPIAGMLADRVPVGRTVPFALVLIAAGFFTFTQLGTDTSYLLLCGSLFVMGLGMGGTMMPIMTSALKTLQAAEVARGSTLVNILQQIGGSVGAAVMSVILTSELNGSRPIPGVTDPGSGAPVTEAQLAIAVQQQPELAQQFPVPPSLIERGLDFAANSFATTFWVAFGLVLLTFVPAVLLPRRREPSHLLDGEPGEEQRPTPVPIH encoded by the coding sequence GTGACCCAGCAAACCGTCGCGACATCGAACAAACTCGACGCCGCGGTGCTCAAGGTGGCCGGCGTCGTCGTGCTCGGCGCGATCATGTCGATCCTCGACGTGACGGTCGTCAGCGTGGCCATCCCGACGTTCCAGCGCGAGTTCGACGCGTCCTACGCGCGGGTCGCCTGGACCATGACCGGCTACACCCTCGCCCTGGCCACGGTCATCCCGCTCAGCGGTTGGGCCGCCGACCGGTTCGGCACCAAGCGCCTCTACATGGTGGCGCTGGCGCTGTTCACCATCGGCTCCGGGCTGTGTGCCACGGCCGACTCGATCGGCGAGCTGATCGCCTGGCGGGTCGTCCAGGGCCTCGGCGGCGGCATGCTCATGCCGCTCGGCATGACCATCATGACCCGGGCCGCCGGCCCGCACCGGATCGGCCGGCTGATGGCCGTGCTCGGCATCCCGATGCTGCTCGGCCCGATCGGCGGCCCGATCCTCGGCGGCTGGCTGATCGACACCGCGAGCTGGCACTGGATCTTCCTGATCAACCTGCCCATCGGTCTGGTCGCGCTGATCTACGCCCAGCTGGCGCTGCCGAAGGACGCCCCCGAGCCGTCCGAGTCGTTCGACTTCCTCGGCATGCTGATGCTCTCGCCGGGCCTGGCGCTGTTCCTCTACGGCGTCTCCTCGCTCCCCGAGGCGGGCACGGTCACCGACACCGAGGTCTGGCTGCCCATGCTGGTCGGCGCGGCGCTCGTCGTCTCCTTCGTGATCTACTCGTTCCGGCCCCGGCACCCGCTGCTCGACCTGCGGCTGTTCCGCAACCGCAACCTCACCGTCGCCGCGGTGACCCTGTTCGTCTTCATCATCGCGTTCATGGGCGCCGGCCTGCTGTTCCCGAGCTACTTCCTGCAGATCCGGGGCGAGACGACGCTGACCGCCGGCCTGCTGATGGCGCCGCAGGGCATCGGCGCCATGCTCACCATGCCGATCGCCGGCATGCTCGCCGACCGGGTGCCGGTCGGCCGCACCGTGCCGTTCGCGCTGGTGCTCATCGCCGCCGGGTTCTTCACCTTCACCCAGCTCGGCACCGACACGTCCTACCTGCTGCTGTGCGGCTCGCTGTTCGTGATGGGCCTTGGCATGGGCGGCACCATGATGCCGATCATGACCTCGGCGCTGAAGACCTTGCAGGCCGCGGAGGTGGCCCGGGGCTCAACGCTGGTCAACATCCTCCAGCAGATCGGCGGTTCGGTCGGCGCGGCGGTGATGTCGGTGATCCTCACCAGCGAGCTGAACGGCTCGCGGCCGATCCCCGGCGTGACCGACCCGGGCAGCGGCGCCCCGGTGACCGAGGCGCAGCTCGCCATCGCCGTGCAGCAGCAGCCCGAGCTGGCCCAGCAGTTCCCGGTGCCGCCGTCGCTGATCGAGCGCGGCCTCGACTTCGCGGCCAACTCCTTCGCCACCACGTTCTGGGTGGCGTTCGGTCTGGTGCTGCTCACCTTCGTCCCGGCCGTCCTGCTGCCCCGCCGCCGCGAGCCGTCGCACCTGCTCGACGGCGAGCCGGGGGAGGAGCAGCGGCCGACGCCGGTGCCGATCCACTGA
- a CDS encoding sigma-70 family RNA polymerase sigma factor, whose protein sequence is MSPDADDEQVTRWAHQAGRGDQLAAAAFVRALQGPVWRFLAHLAGPAEADDLAQETFLRALRSLPGFAGRSSARTWIFTIARRVAVDHVRAATVRPRIAALPDWQSVAEAAGAVTAGGDDGVALRGLIAGLAPDRREAFVATQVLGLSYAEAAEVCGCPVGTIRSRVARAREDLVAAWAGDVRSRRAR, encoded by the coding sequence ATGAGCCCGGACGCCGACGACGAGCAGGTGACCCGGTGGGCGCACCAGGCCGGCCGGGGCGACCAGCTCGCCGCCGCCGCGTTCGTGCGGGCGCTCCAGGGCCCGGTGTGGCGGTTCCTCGCCCACCTCGCCGGCCCCGCCGAGGCCGACGACCTCGCCCAGGAGACGTTCCTGCGCGCGCTGCGCAGCCTGCCCGGGTTCGCCGGTCGCTCCTCGGCCCGGACCTGGATCTTCACCATCGCCCGCCGGGTGGCCGTGGACCACGTGCGGGCCGCGACCGTCCGCCCCCGGATCGCCGCGCTGCCGGACTGGCAGAGCGTCGCCGAGGCGGCCGGGGCGGTCACCGCCGGCGGGGACGACGGCGTCGCGCTGCGCGGGCTCATCGCCGGGCTCGCCCCGGACCGGCGGGAGGCGTTCGTCGCCACCCAGGTCCTCGGCCTCTCCTACGCCGAGGCCGCCGAGGTGTGCGGCTGCCCGGTCGGCACCATCCGGTCACGGGTCGCCCGCGCCCGCGAGGACCTGGTCGCGGCCTGGGCCGGCGACGTCCGGTCCCGCCGGGCCCGCTGA